The Pagrus major chromosome 5, Pma_NU_1.0 genomic sequence ATTAGTCTCACATAACTTAACTTACGAGCATTACATCAGTGGCAACACAGGTAACAAATAGCctatgttttgtttacattggCGACTGATGTGATTTAATAACAGGTACACTTTGACACTGACACAATTATCACTCATTATGCGCTGTCGTCAATTAATCCCAAACTTTAAAGCCTTTTTGTTCCAGCAGCTGACAGTGTTTGCTAACGTGCTAACGCTAACCCCTTCTTTGGAGAGACATACCTTGGTTTTTGACCTCTTGGTGCTGCCtgcttttcttctctgctttgaCCTTCGGCATTTTTACTTGGTTTTACTTCGGTTCAAAATCCAGAAACCAATTTTGTGACAATTCTTCTAAATATCTCTCTGGGCTGGTAAACACGTGTGAGCCACTGTTCTTCTTCGCTGACAAGAAGTGCAGATATAAAATCTTTGCTCTCCTCCTGCGTCGCCCTCTAGTGGCAGCCGGGCGTCACTTACATTACTTTTATAAATCATACTGCTTTGAACTGTTTTGTGGATGGTTTATTagacaatacaatacaaaaacataaatataagaTACATGTATCCGTTCTCTAGTCAGATATGGGAAATTCCTCCAGTGTCATGCAGATGTCTCGAAGTTTCGGATCATCCAGCCAGTTGATTTTGCAGGCCAAGAGGATGCCCTAGAGAGAGAGACTTACATTAATACACCAGCTGTGAAAGTCACTGTGTGCATTAAGCACTGCCGAACATTATACTGgcaatttaatgtattttatttttcacaatttacCCTGAGGACGTTCTGTGTCATGACGGCCatctttttatatttctctaGGTTCTCCTGGCCTTTTTCCAATGCAGCTTTGTACTTCTCTGAATCTGGGTGCTTTTTCTTGGACATCAACTCTTCCATCTCCTTCATTTTCTCATGTGTGAGCCGCTTcatccctacacacacacacacacacacacacaaaaaaaatcatacagtATGTCCAACAACTgaactgtgaaaaaaattaaatatgatTATAATTGTTCTATTTCGTTGTAAACAAACCAACATACCAAGCCTCTTCTTCTGTATTTCTGTGATTTCTTCTTGAAGATCTCTTGACTCCTGTTATCAAAAACATACAGGAGTTCAGTACAGAATTAAATATCACAATTTCACAGAGCAATAAATTTAGTTTTAATTCACATTCATAATTGTAAACAGATCTATGTTAAAAGGCCATCAAGAAAAAAGTGATAATACTATGAATTagttatgtacagtatattgatatTGCAGTATAGTTGATAGCGGTGGTATTTATGACCCACTAAAAAGTGCTTTATAGTCCTGGACCTGCTAATTAGACAGACACCATATGACTGTTGGTATACTGCTAGTAGTAGTTTAACAACAGATTTATCATCTAATTTCACATAAACAATTGTTTTAAACACAGTAATAttagcacagacacacatttcatatttacaCAATAGATAATGAATTTGCTTACTTGCTGAAATTGTTTGATGTGTGAACAAAGAGCCATGCAGCGTTCGCTCACAGCTTTCAGGGCactgagaaaaacaagtgtGTATGACACAAtcatcaaaaacaaatgtatgtcAGTTGTTTTACTATATGTTTGGAGTTGACTTACTCTGCCTCTGAATCATTCTGTTTCAGTTTTTCTCCAATAGCGTGCCACATCTGCATTCTGAAAGACACCAGTTAAATAATAAGTCAACAAAAATCACTGCTcctatattacatatatatatacacagtatgaTATTGTACAAGGAAAAACGTAGCACTCATCACAAAGGATAAGGCCTCAGTTTACCTGTGCAGTGCCAGTGTGCTGTTAAAATTAATAGTCTTGACTTGTTCCAGCTCACTGACATAATCTGTCCTGTagtattaaatgaaaaatatgtcatcagtttacattttgaaatgaccTCTAATCTTACATTTGGCTTAAATTGTATATCCACATGAAAAGGCTCATTCAAAATACTCACAAGTCTCTCTCAGCTTCAGATATGCTGCAGGATCTCTTACTTTTTCCTGTTACAGAAAACTTGATATTAACGCTTTGTCTGTGCAGTTCATGAAAATACAATATGATGGAAATAATGCACAGACCGTACCTGCACTGAGCTGTACTGCCATTTCAAAGCACTGGTTGGACATCtgttgttttattctgaaaagacagtaaattcagtcattataaaGATTATAATCACTGCTTTTGACAAGAGGTAAAGTGTTTGATTCAGTTTGGATGACAGATGAGTCTTAAACACTGTTTTAGGGTGTGATTCATCAAATAAACCCAAACTCAGCcactgtaaatgtaataattataagTGTTAAAGAACATGTGGAAGGAACCTCAGCATGTCTGCAGGCGAAGTATCCTTCTGTCTGCCATCAGGAGCGGAACCATTATCCAGTACTACACCCTCCATCATGTGGTTGAGGTTCCCCACGTTGTCAGATGGGTCCATCACACAACAGTGCAGGTGCCTGGAGAAGGGAATTAAGTGAAACCAAAGAGAAAGTCAACGCCACATCACCCGAGTTCGATCTAAAGAGCGTAACAACTGGACCAATTCAGTATTGTCGGCCCAAAGTAAGAATTACGGTCCATATGCTCCATAATTTGCTAATTGTGTTAAACTAatattcaagcaaaaaaaaaaaaaaaaaaaaaaaaacatgcatgagAAGGACTTTGAATCAGTCATTAAGTAAAAGTAGGAATACAACAATGCAAATACACTGCATAACAAGATAACTTATTATATTAAAATGCTCCTTATTTTGTTACTTGAAAGTAAAAGTGCTGTATGTAGCTCctattatgtttatgttttaatgtgtcCTATTTTTGACTGTGATATGTTGCTTTTAATGTATCTTATGCACATGCAAGCAAAGACAAATTTCTGCCTTTTGCACACAAAAAGTAGACAAAGTATTTTCTATTCTATAAATAACTTGAAACTGGACTTGGACTCATGACTTGACTTGAAACACAATGTCTAATgacttgtttattttatgttttcagtttttttcctgacagtcagtatttcactgtttaaaaatgATATGGAAGGAATATTTTCGATGAGaagaattaaagaaataaattagCTTTTATAAAGTCATCAATTTGTTTgatgacatttatttcactgaatatcaataattatgATACAAAACCAAATAATTGTCGTACTTTTTAGAACAGGTAAGATAAACTGTACTGAtactttgtcttttctttttttttataaagaacAGATACTGCAGGTAAGATTGCAGTATcttggatttaaaaaatgatttgaccTAGGACATTTTACTTGACTCGACCT encodes the following:
- the cenph gene encoding centromere protein H; translation: MDPSDNVGNLNHMMEGVVLDNGSAPDGRQKDTSPADMLRIKQQMSNQCFEMAVQLSAGKSKRSCSISEAERDLTDYVSELEQVKTINFNSTLALHRMQMWHAIGEKLKQNDSEADALKAVSERCMALCSHIKQFQQESRDLQEEITEIQKKRLGMKRLTHEKMKEMEELMSKKKHPDSEKYKAALEKGQENLEKYKKMAVMTQNVLRGILLACKINWLDDPKLRDICMTLEEFPISD